The Comamonas piscis region CAAGTCATCTCGTAGTTGCCGGGCGCCAGGCGGGCGCTCAGCTGCTGGGTCATGCCGGGCAAAATGTTTTCGCGCTCTTCCAGCACCATCACACCGTCCAGAATTTCCCATTCCAGCGCGCGCTGGGATTGGTTGACGATGCGGAACACCACCTTGCCGGCTGGCACGGTGACCGCGTTCGGGGTGCAGGTGCCTTGGTTGATTTCAATGGTCACTACCGGCACACCGTCGGCCGCAGCAGCGTTGACTGCGCCAGCGGTGCCAGCATGCGGCGCGGTAGATGCTTGCCAAAAGGCAGCCGCACCGAGCAAGAAGACGACTACGCTGCCCAGCACTACGGGGCCCAGGCGGGGCGCGGGTTCTGCCGATGCAGTGCTGGCTTGCGCTGTGGCAGCTGCTTGCGGGGCAGGAGCGTTAGCCCCAGCAGGTGCCGCTTTGACCGGCCAGAAGAACATCGCCAAGGTAACCAACAGGTACAGCGCCCAAGCCAGCACTTCGCCGACGACCGGAGCATGCATGTAGCCCAGCAAGCCGCCCAGAATCACGCCCAGGGGACTGTCCTCGGGCAACACGCCGCTGCTGTCGAACACGACTTGCTGCAGCTGGTTCCAGATACCCGCCTCATGCAGGCGGCGCACCGCGCCGGCCAGCAAGCCAGCGGCTACTACCAAAATAAAGATACCGGTGTAGCGGAAGAACTGGCGCAGGTTGATGCGCACGCCGCCCTTGTACAGGCCAATGCCCAGCAGCACCGACAGCGCCACGCCGAGGAAGGCGCCGGCCGCTGCACTCCAGCCCGAGCTTTGCTGGAAGATGGCGAGCAGGAAGAAGACCGATTCGACGCCTTCACGCGCCACCGCCAGGAAGACCATGCCGATCAGCGCCCAGCTGGCACTGCCCGAGGTGCTGAGCGCCTTGTCGACGGAGGCCTGCAACTCGCCCTTGATCGAGCGCGAGGCCTTGCGCATCCAGAAGACCATGCCGGTGAGCATGCCGACTGCGATAAAGCCCACCACGCCTTCAAACAGCTCTTGCTGCTTTTGCGGAAACTCGGCCGCCATCCACTGCAGGCCTGCGCCCACAAACAGCGACAGGCCCAGCGCGAGAAACACCCCCGCCCAAACGGCGGGCATCAAGCGGGCACGCCCGGTGTGGCGCAGGAAGCTGGCAATGATGCCGACGATCAGCGCGGCCTCGATGCCCTCGCGCAACATAATCAAAAAGGGAACCAGCATGTAATGTGTTGTTCAGGCCCAGGGCGGCCACTATAGGTGGTGCCTTGCGCTGATCTTTCTCAGTTCTATCGATGAATTCCAAGCTGCAGCCCCAGCAGGCAGCCCTGCAATCAGGGCGGCTGCGCAGACATGCGTTGGGCTTGCGACTGAAGGCAGCCGCTGGCAGCAATGTGGCGATGCAGCAAAGGCAGGTGCAGCATGTTAAGACCAAACCACCTTGCCAGGCGGCCCTTACGCAGGCCTCCTACACGCAGGCACATTATTTACAAGCAAAAACACCGATCTTATCATCACCGGCATCTCTTTGAAGCTATGAATTAGATAGCAGTCACCGGCCATCCAACACCCATGCCGCCAACATGGCGTAAGGCAGGCTTCAGAAAGGCAACGCTGCGTGGACCCAATGCTATCGAGCACAGCACGGGAAACAGGGTTAAGGATGCTTTGCAAAACCCTTGCCAGCGGGATGAATGCGGATCAGGATGAGGCGCAAGGCGTCTTTAGCAGGCAATAGCCGTAGCTATTGACAAGGAAGGCAACGCAGCGGATCGCCCGAGACCGCGTTCAAACCACGGTAGGGAGTTTTGCAGAGAGTTCTTAAACCCCGAGTTTCTCCGTGAACCGCACCAGGTCGGCCAGCGACGTCTGCCGCAGCTTGCGCATCGCATTGCCGCGCCGCACTTTGACCGTCACCTCGCTCAGCTGCAACTGGTGCGCAATCTGCTTGTTCAACAAGCCCTGCACCACCAAGCGCACCACCTCGCGCTCACCGTCGCTCAAGCCCATCCAGCGGGTCTGTATGTCGGCGGCTTCTGCATCCTGAAGCCGCCGGGCACGGTCGCGCGCCAGGCCCTGGTGGATCGCATCCAGCAGGTCCTGATCCCGAAAAGGCTTGGCCAGAAAGTCGACGGCACCGCTCTTGATGGCTTTGACCCCCATTGCAATGTCGCCATGGCCGGTCATAAAGACAACGGGCAGATGCAAACCCAGCGCCTGCATCTGGCGGTGGAACTCCATACCGCTTTGCCCGGGCATGCGCACATCCAGCACCAGACACGCGGGCGTATCTGCCGGGGGCTGCGCCAGGAAAGCAGCGGTCGAGGCATAGGCCCGCACCGGCAGCCCGACGGATGCCAGCAAATCCTCCAGTGCGGCGCGCACCGAGTCGTCGTCATCCACCACATACACCATGGCTGCGTCACTCATGCTTTACCCTCCGCCGGTGCGACCGGTACGCTGAATGCAAACACCGCGCCACCCGGCGCATGGGGCTCCGCCCAAATCTGGCCGCCATTGGCCTCGACAATGCTGCGGCTGATGCTGAGCCCCACGCCAATCCCCTCATGCTTGGTGGTCCAGAAGGGCTCGAACACCTGCTCCTGCGCACCAGCGGGCAGGCCCGGGCCA contains the following coding sequences:
- the efeU gene encoding iron uptake transporter permease EfeU, giving the protein MLVPFLIMLREGIEAALIVGIIASFLRHTGRARLMPAVWAGVFLALGLSLFVGAGLQWMAAEFPQKQQELFEGVVGFIAVGMLTGMVFWMRKASRSIKGELQASVDKALSTSGSASWALIGMVFLAVAREGVESVFFLLAIFQQSSGWSAAAGAFLGVALSVLLGIGLYKGGVRINLRQFFRYTGIFILVVAAGLLAGAVRRLHEAGIWNQLQQVVFDSSGVLPEDSPLGVILGGLLGYMHAPVVGEVLAWALYLLVTLAMFFWPVKAAPAGANAPAPQAAATAQASTASAEPAPRLGPVVLGSVVVFLLGAAAFWQASTAPHAGTAGAVNAAAADGVPVVTIEINQGTCTPNAVTVPAGKVVFRIVNQSQRALEWEILDGVMVLEERENILPGMTQQLSARLAPGNYEMTCGLLNAARGSLTVTTTDAFKAEAAKPPVTAFLGALAEYQVYMLTEAASLQEMVDALQQRLAHPVEAGATPDDGYPADAQQLAALARGQYQKLAPLAVQYGDLNARIDARAADFALRDKDPAFVGLQRIAAGLQAGEPADQLLPLATNLQQDVQQLSQRLGDVSLQPQSIAAAAAKALERASTLIPGEATTPEQGRAVLQFVYGSWAAANKAQQVLGPVLANANPALNQQLQDSLAKLRQRLDDLGVPADDNEVAGIAGTALNPVQCQNLAQALYQASQSMAKVNAALGLQP
- a CDS encoding response regulator transcription factor, whose amino-acid sequence is MSDAAMVYVVDDDDSVRAALEDLLASVGLPVRAYASTAAFLAQPPADTPACLVLDVRMPGQSGMEFHRQMQALGLHLPVVFMTGHGDIAMGVKAIKSGAVDFLAKPFRDQDLLDAIHQGLARDRARRLQDAEAADIQTRWMGLSDGEREVVRLVVQGLLNKQIAHQLQLSEVTVKVRRGNAMRKLRQTSLADLVRFTEKLGV